In uncultured Methanobrevibacter sp., the genomic window CTAAAAGAGTTCCTGCAGGACAAACTAACCAAATACATGATTCCAACCGCATACATGCAGCTGGATGAAATGCCACAAACACCAAACGGAAAAACAGACGTGAAAGCTCTGCCGGAACCAAAATTAGACCTAGAAAATATTAAACCGGAAACTGAACTGGAAGAAAAACTCTTCGAAATGGCTGTAAAACTCATCAATACCGATCAGTTCGGTGTAACTGATGATTTATACGCAATAGGATTTACTTCATTAATATTAATGAAATTCAACTCAGTCATTTATGCTGAAATGGGAGTTAACCTGGATATTGCAATATTATTCAATGATCCGACTATCAGAAAACTCGCATCAGAAATTGAAAATACTGATGAAGACACCAGTTTAAGCGAAATTATCGAACTGGCAAACAACATGGATTACCTGCCACTGACAGATAACCAGATCGGTGTATACTATGAATGTATGCAGAGTCCTGACGAAATCAAGTATACCATGCCGACTACAATGAGATTAGGCAGCGACGTTGATGCAGATAAATTAAAAGAAGCCGTTATTAAAACTGTAGAAGCTCACCCATATCTTAAAACAAGAATCGTAATGGATGATGAAGGTGAAGTGAAACAGAAAAGATGCGATGATATTGCAATAGATGAAATCGAAATTGCTGAAGTTGATTCCATCAGCGATGAAGAAATGATAGAAAATGACGTAAAAGCATTTTCATTAGATGACGAGCAGCTGTTCAGAGTCAAAATATATAAAACACCTGAAGAGACCGTACTGTTCACTGATTTCCATCATTTAATTACAGATGGAGTATCACAGATTAATTTCTTTGATGATATCGCCAATGCTTATGATGGAAGAGACCTTAACGAAGAAATCGTTGACGGTTATGTATTCAGCCTTCTTGAAGATAAACAGAAAAACAGCGATGCTTATGAAAAAGCTAAGGAATTCTTCGATGAGAAATTATCACATGAAGTCGAATCTACCGTATTAACACCTAACGTTAACGGTGATCCTGATGAAGGTAAATTAAAATATGTTATTGAAACAATTGATGCAAATGAAATTAAAGAATTCTGTAACCGCCATTCATTCAGTCAGAATTCATTATTCCTCTCAGCACTTTCATTGACATTGAACAAATACACCTTCAGCAATAAAACATTAATAACAACTATCTTTAACGGAAGATCAAATCCATACTACTACGATACCCAAGGATTCCTGGTAAAAACACTTCCATTAATATTTATCAGTGAAAACAGACAGGAAACAATCAAAGAATTCATAAACAGTGTTGATAAGACCTGGAAAGACACTATGAGCAACAGTATTTATCCATATGTTAATGTTGCTGAAGATTATCAGCTGAAACCGGAATTTTTCTTCACTTATCAGGAATTCAATGAAACAGAACCTCGTATGATAAACGGAAAAGTTTGTGAAGAAAGAGAACTGATATCAGAAGAGCTGAACGCAACCGAATACAAGATTAACTTTGATATTGATGTTTCAAAAGAGTCAATAGACTTCGTAATTCAGTATAATGATGAATTATACACCGAAGAATACATTAAAACATTTATAGAATCAATAAAACTTGTTTTAAAACAGTTCATGGAAAATGATGTTAATGAACTGATGATTGGCGATGTGGAGCTGGAAACTGCAAAAGAAATACCTACATTCTCTCCTGTAGAAACTCCGTTTATCCACAAACGCTTCGAAAAACAAGTCCAGGCAAACCCCGATAGCATTGCTCTTGTTGCAACAGATGCAACATTAACCAATAATGAGCTCAACATGAAAGCAAATCGCATAGCCAATGCACTTATCAGAAAAGGTGTAAAAGCCAAAAGCAATATTTTAGCAATGCTTCCAAGGGACAGCAACTTAATAGCTGCAATAATTGGTATTTTAAAAGCAGGATGTACATTCATCCCTATTGATTTGGAATATCCTAAAGAGCGTATTGACTACATTTATGAAAACAGTCAGGCAGACTACATCATTACCGCTGACGGAAAAGGAGACAATGCGCTGGACATATATGAACTGCTTGATGAGAAAAATACCGCAAATCCTGATGTGGACATTTCACCTGATGATTTGGCATACATGATTTACACCTCAGGTTCAACAGGACTTCCTAAAGGAGTAATGATCGGACATAAAAACGCATGTAATCAGGCCGAGTCAAATCCTAAATGTGAATACAATAACCTGTTAAGTATCGCTACAATCGCATTCGATACATCCCTGGAGGACATCTTAACAGGTATTACAAACGGCATTAAAATAATATTTGCTAACGATTCAGAAATTAAAAACATTGTCGATTTAATCAGACTGATTGATGAAAACAAACCTGAAGTAATGGAATTCACTCCTTCAAGACTGATATCCTATCTGGAAGTAGAGGAATTCTGCGAAGTAATCAGTTGTGCAAAATGTATTGTAATGGGAGGAGAGCAGTTCTCAGCAAAAGCATTCGACGGAGTCAAACAGTACACAGACGCTAAAGTATACAACAGTTACGGACCGACAGAAGCAACAATCGCATCCAACTACAAAGAAATCACTGATCCTGAAAACATTACAATCGGAAAAGCACTTAAAAATTACGTAACTGAAGTAAGAGATATCGACGGAAAACTCCTGCCTAACGGAGTAATGGGAGAGCTCTACATCGGTGGTGTCGGCGTAGGTAAAGGATACTACAACATGCCGGATAAAACCGAAGAAGTATACCTTAAAATCAACAACATCCCATACTACAAGAGCGGAGACTATGCAATAGAACTTCCTGACGGAGACATCGACATCAAAGGAAGAATCGACAACCAGATTAAACTCAGAGGATTAAGAATAGAAATCGGAGAAATCGAATCAAGCATCAACAAATTTACCAATATCAAAAACGCCGTTGTTGTAATCAAGGAAATCAACAACAACGACCACTTATGCGCTTACTTCACAGCTGAAAAAGAAATTGATAAGGATGCATTGAAGGAGTTCCTGAAAGAGAGGTTAACCTATTACATGGTTCCAACAGTATTCATGCAACTGGACGAAATTCCTCAATTGCCAAACGGTAAGACAGATACCAAAAAACTGCCTGAACCTAAATTGGAACTTGAAAATGTAAAACCTGAAAACGAAACCGAAGAAAAATTATTCGAAATCATCTCAGAGCTGATCGGAACCGATGAATTCGGTACAACTGATGATTTGTATGCTATAGGATTCACTTCTTTAACATTAATGAAACTGAACACATTAATCTATAAAGAAATGAATGTAAACCTTGACATTTCAATATTGTTCAACAGTCCTACCATCAAAAAGCTTGCAGATGAAATTTTAGGCAGTGAAGAGCAGACATCACAATTAAACGAGCTTATTGAAATGGCTGATGAGATGGAATACTTCCCTCTTACTGAAAACCAGTTAGGTATTTACTATGAATGCATGCAGAATCCTGATGAAGTCAAATACACTATGCCTGCAGTTACCAGATTCGGTAAGGAAATTGAAGCTGATAAATTAAGAGAATCAATTATTAAAGTAATTGAAACTCACCCATATCTTAAAACAAGAATTGTAGTTTCAGATGATGGAGAGTTAAAGCAATATAAAAACAATGATGCTGAAATAGATGAAATCGAAATCGTTAAAGTTGATTCAATAACAGATGAAGAAATTACAGAAAATGACGTAAAAGCATTTTCAATTAACAATGAGCAGCTATTCAGATTCAAAATATATGACGGCAATGATGAGACAGTATTATTCTCTGATTTCCACCATATAATTACAGACGGTGCATCACAGGCAATATTATTTGAAGATCTTGCTGAAATCTATGAAGGTAAAGATATTACATCTGAAATCGTTGACGGATATGTATTCAGCCTTATTGAAAATGAAATGAAAAATAGTGAAAGATATGAATCCGCTGAAAAATTCTTTGATGAGAAATTATCACAGGAAATCGATTCCACCGTGCTGACACCTGACCTTAACGGAAATCCTGAAGACGGAAAAATCGAATTTACCGGCAGACATATTGACCTTACAGACATTAATGAATTCTGTCTTGAAAATTCAGTTGGTCACAACTCACTGTTCATGTCCGCACTTATACTGAACCTGAATAAATACACATTCAGTGATGATACCCTGATAACAACAATATTTAACGGAAGAACAAATCCAAACTATTACAACACTCAGGGATTCCTGGTAAAAACACTTCCATTAATTATTAAGAATGAAGACAGAGATCAGACAATTGATAAATTCATCAAATCTGTAGATAAAATATGGATTGATTCAATAAACAACAGCATTTATCCATATACCAAGATTGCAGATAAATATCAGTTAAAACCGGAAATATTCTATTCATATAATGAAGGTTCCGGTTCCGAAAGTCTTGTAATCAACGGCAATGATTATGAAAACTATGAACTCACAGATGCTACTGAAGAGACTGAATATAAAATAGACATTGCAGTATTCAAACAGGACACTACCCTTGGAATCGGTATATCATATAATGACCAGTTATATTCCAAAGCCTATATTGAAACATTCCTGGATTCAATTGAAACTATTTTAGACCAATTCGTCAACAATGACATTAAGACAATGAGAATCTGTGATGTTGAACTTGAAACTACTAAAGAACTGCCGACATTCACACCTCTTGAAAATCCGTTTATCCACAAACGTTTCGAAGCACAGGTTGCTGAAAAACCGGATGAAATTGCACTTGTTTCAAATGGAAAAGAGTTCACATACAAAGAATTGAACGAGTTAAGTAATAGAGTTGCAAACGGATTAATCAGCCGTGGAGTCGAACCAAGACATAATGTTTTAATCATGCTGCCGAGAACCGAATCATTAATTGCATCAATAATCGGTGTTTTAAAAGCAGGCTGCGGATTTATTCCGATAGATATGGAATATCCTCAAGAAAGAATTCAGTACATCTATGAAAACAGTCAGGCAGATTATATAATAGCTAATGTGACATTTGAGGGATCATTGGATATTAAAGACCTGCTTGAAGAGGAAAATATCGAAAATCCTGACGTTGAAATAAATCCTGACGATACCGCATACATGATTTATACCTCAGGTTCAACCGGAAAACCTAAAGGAGTAATGATCGGTCATGAAAATGCATGTAACGAAACTGAAGGAAACCCTAAATGTGAATATGACAATTTATTAAGTATCGCTACAATCGCATTCGATACATCTCTCGAGGATATCTTAACAGGTATTACCAACGGTATTAAAATCATCTTTGCAAATGACTCAGAAATCAAGAATGTCGTTGATTTAATCCAGCTGATTAAAAAAGAAAAACCGCAGGTTATGGAATTTACTCCGTCAAGGTTACTGTCATATCTTGAAGTAGATGAATTCTGTGAAGTAATTGACTGCGCCAAATGTATAGTTATGGGCGGAGAACAGTTCTCAGCAAAAGCATTCAACGGAGTCAAACAGTACACAGACGCTAAAGTATACAACAGTTACGGACCAACAGAAGCAACAATCGCATCCAACTACAAAGAGATTACCGATCCAGAAGTTATTACAATCGGAAAAGCGCTTCAAAACTACGTGACTGAAGTAAGAGACATCGACGGTAAACTCCTGCCGCAGGGAGTGATGGGAGAGCTCTATATCGGAGGTACAGGTGTCGGTAAAGGATACTACAACATGCCTGAGAAAACCGAAGAGGTATATCTCACAATCAATGATATTCCATACTACAGAAGCGGAGACTATGCAATTGAGCTTCCGGATGGAGAACTGGACATTAAAGGAAGAATCGACAACCAGATTAAACTCAGAGGATTAAGAATAGAAATCGGAGAAATCGAATCCAACATATCCAGATTCCCAAATATCAAACAGGCAATTGTTGTAATCAAGAAAATCAACAACAGCGAACATTTATGCGCCTACTTCACAGCAGAGGAAAATATCGATACAAAACTCCTCAAACGTTACCTCCAAAACAAGCTGACAAAATATATGGTGCCTACAGCATTCATCCAAATTGATGAAATGCCTCAGACCCCTAACGGAAAAACAGACATCAAGAGACTGCCTGAACCTTCCCTATCACTTGATCTGGTTGAACCGGAAACAGAAACCGAGAAAAAGATATATGATATCGTTTCATCCCTTACAAGTGCTGAAGAGTTCGGTATTACAGATGACCTCTATTCCTTAGGATTCACTTCACTGACACTGATGAAACTGAATTCAATGATTTACAATGAAACTGAAGTAAACATTGAAATAACTGACCTGTTCAATAATCCGACAATTCAAAGCCTTGCAGATAAAATAGACAATAACCTTGATGTTCAAATTGACATTAAGGAACTTATCAATACTGCAAAATCAATGGATTTATTCCCACTGACATCAAATCAGTTAGGTATCTACTACGAGTGCATGCAGACAGAAGAAATCAAATACACAATGCCTTCCACAATACGCTTCGGCAGTGATATTGATCCGTCAAGACTTAAACAGGCTATTATAGATACTATTGAAGCACATCCATATCTTAAAACAAGAATCATAACTACTCCTGAAGGAGAATTAAGACAGAAAAGATGTGACGATGCAGAAATTGATGAAATTGAAATTGTAGAAGTGGATTCAATCACAAATCAGGAGATGATGGATAACGATATCAAATACATTCCACTGGATGACAATCAGCTGTTCAGATTCAAGATTTATCAAACCCCTGAAGAAACTGTGCTCTTCTCTGATATCCACCACATTATTACAGACGGTGTTTCAATTGATCTTCTTTTCGAAGACATTATCAGCATGTACAACGGTGAAGATATCAATGAGGAAATTGTCGACGGATATGCTTACAGCTTAATTGAAGAGCAGCTCAGTGAAAACGAAGTTTCAAAAGAGTACTATAAAAACAAATTTGCTCAAGGATTTGAATCTACCGTTTTAACTCCGAATTTAAACGGAAATCCTGATGAGGCTGAAATCAAACTTATCGGTGAGAGAATCAACTCCAATTTCGTAAGATTATTCTGTCAGGATCATTCAATAAGTCCGAACGTGCTCTTTATGAGTGCTACAGTCCTGGCCTTAAACAAGTTCACATTCTCAGACAAGGCACTGATAACCACTATCTTCAACGGAAGGTCAAACTCCAATTACTACAATACCCAGGGAATGCTTGTAAAAACACTTCCTATAATGGTGAGCAGTGAAAACAGGGAGATGATGATTGAAGACTTCATCAAAGTAGTGGACAAAACATGGAAAGATTCATTAGTGCACAGCAATTACCCATATACAAAACTTTCCGAAGAGTATCAGCTGAAACCTGAATTCTTCTATGCTTACCACGGTGCATTTGAAACCGATAATCTGGAACTTAATGGAAACCGCTATGCTATGGAAGAACTTGACGGCACTGTTGCAACAGATTATAAAATCAACATGGACATTTACGATGACGGAGAAAACATTGGAATGTATATTGAGTACAATGACCAGATATACTCAGAGGATTATGCAAACGAATTCATGAGATCTATAAAATACATACTCTTCCAGTTCTTCACAAACGACATGGACAAATTAAGAATCAGTGAAATTGAACTTGCACCAAACTTCATGCTTCCTGAGTTTGAAGAGCTTGACAATCCTATCCTGCATAAACGTTTCGAAGCACAGGTAGCTGAAAAACCGGATGAAGTCGCTCTTGTTGCAAGTGATGAAACACTGACCTACCGGGAACTTGACGATAAGGCAAATCGTATAGCAAATGCATTAATCAGAAAAGGTGTTAGACCAAGAAGCAATATATTGATTATGCTTCCTCGTACTAGTGACCTGATTGCTTCAATTATCGGTGTATTAAAAGCAGGTTGTGCCTTCATACCACTCGATTTAAAGTTCCCTAAAGAAAGGATTGAGTACATATATGAAAACAGTCAAGCAGATTACATAATAAATATAGATGGCATCTCACCAAATTCACTATCCATTAAAGAATTGCTTGAAGAGGACAACACATCCGCTCCTGATGTAAGCATTACAAAAGATGACCTGGCATACATGATTTACACTTCAGGTTCAACAGGAAATCCTAAAGGTGTAATGATCAGCCATGAAAATGTATGTAACGAAACTGAAGGAAACCCTAAATGCGAATACAACAACCTCTTAAGCATTGCAACAATCGCATTCGATACCGCACTTGAAGATATCCTCACAGGCATAACAAACGGTATCAAAATCATCTTTGCAAATGACGATGAAATAAAAAGCATTGTTGAGCTGATTAGCCTGATAAAACGTGAAAGTCCGGAAGTAATGGAATTCACACCGTCAAGATTACTGTCATACCTTGAATTTGAAGAGTTCTGCGATGCAATCGGATGTGCTAAATGTATCGTAATGGGAGGAGAACAGTTCTCAGCAAAAGCATTCAACGGAGTCAGACAATACACTGATGCAAAAGTATACAACAGTTACGGACCGACAGAAGCAACAATCGCATCCAACTACAAAGAAATAACCGATCCTGAAAACATTACAATCGGAAAAGCACTCAAGAACTACGTAACTGAAGTAAGAGACATCGACGGCAAACTCCTGCCTAAAGGAGTAATGGGAGAGCTCTACATCGGAGGTATCGGAGTAGGTCAGGGATACTACAACATGCCTGAGAAAACCAAAGAAGTATACATGACCATTGATGATATCCCATACTACAAGAGCGGAGACTACGCAATAGAGCTTCCTGACGGAGACATTGACATCAAAGGAAGAATCGACAACCAGATTAAACTGAGAGGTTTAAGAATAGAAATCGGAGAAATCGAATCCAACATTTCCAACTTCCCAAATATCAAACAGAACATCGTTGTCATTAAGGAAATCAGAAACAACGAACATCTATGCGCATACTTCACAGCAGAAGATGAAATCAACAAGGACGAGCTTAAAGCATATCTGAGTGAAAGACTTACCCAGTATATGGTTCCAACAGTCTTTATGCAGATTGATGAAATGCCGCAAACTCCTAACGGTAAAACTGATGTTAAAGCATTGCCTGAGCCTAAATTAGAATTGACTTACGTAGCTCCTAAAAACAAGATGGAACAGACAATCTGTGCAATATACTCATCCATTTTGGACATAGACATCGTCGGTGCGGAAGACAACTTCTTTGAAATAGGAGGAACATCACTTATAGCATCCAAGCTAATCATTGAACTGCTCAAACAGGACTATAATGTGAAATATGATGATATATTCAGAAACCAGACTCCAAGAAAACTGGCAAGCTTCCTTTCAGGTGATGAAATGTCAGATGACCTGGATGTTGACATCATTGAAAACTATGATTACTCAAGGATTAATAGCCTTCTTGAGAAAAACACCTTTGAAAACTTCGCAAAAGGTACAAATCTGGAATTAGGAAATGTGCTGCTTACAGGAGTTACAGGATTCATGGGTATCCATGTATTATACGAATACATTAAAAATGAAGAAGGAACACTGTACTGTATGCTGCGTAAAGGTAAATTTGACAGCTGTGAAGAACGTTTAATCGATTTAATGAATTATTACTTCGATGAAGACTTAAGCGACCTTATCGGATCACGTATCATATTAAGTGAAGGAGACATAACCGAACTTGATGACTTCAAAAAGCTGGACGAATATCCTATTGACACAATTATCAACTGTGCGGCTATCGTAAAACACTACACTCACGACGATTACATCTTCAGAGTAAACGTAGACGGAGTAATTAACGGACTCGAATTTGCTGAGGCAAATAACATCAATTACGTCCAAATATCCACTACAAGTGTTTTAGATGAATACACAGAAGACACAGACATTACAGATATCCACTGTGATGAAAGAACCCTTTACTGGGGACAGGACTTATCCAACAAGTATCTCAACAGTAAATTCCTTGCAGAAAGAATGGTTCTTGAAAAGGCACTTTCCGGCCTTAACGTGAAAATCATCAGGGTTGGAAACCTTATGGGACGTGACTCAGACGGTGTGTTCCAGAAAAACTTCGATACAAATGCATTCCTGAACAACATCAAAGCTATCAAAAACTTGAAAGCCACTATTGCACCAATATCTGAAGAAATGGTTGAATTAAGCCCGATTGATTACGTTGCAAAAGCAACTCTCGAACTGGCTAAAACACCGAAAGAATGTACAGTATTCCATGCAGTCAGTGACAAATTAATACCTAACAGAGACATATTTGATGTTATCAGCTCATTCGGATATCCTATTGAAGAGGTCAGCCCTGAAGAATTCAGAGAAATCTATGAGCAGAATATGAATGAAAATATTCAGGGAATGATTACAGCCGATTTATCCATCAACGATTTCGATTTGGATGAAGATGCAGACATCGAAGAATATGAAGACGATGACGGCGAACTTGTCATGATTGACCAGACACTTGAAATACTTGATTCATTAGGATTCAACTGGCCTGAATGTGATAAAGATTATCTTACAAGATTTATAAATTACTTAAATGAGGTACATTACTTTGATTAGATGAAGGGGATAAAATGAATTTCAAAATAGCAGACAGCAAATTTAAGGAATTATTACTGCCAACTTTACTTATGGTTATGGCTTTAAACATAAGTTCAGTTGTCGATTCATTTTTCGTAGGGTCATTTATAGGTCCGAATGCAGTTGCAGCAATTGACCTTTTAGAGCCTATGATTCTATTAGTAACCGTTTTTGAATGGTTATTCGGACTTGGAGGACAGATTCTAGCTTTAAATAAAAAAGCAGAATTTGATATTGATGGAAGTAATCGTTACTTTACAACATCCATAGTCGTGTCATTCATAGCGACTCTTATAATGACCGTTTTATGTTTAATGTTCATGGATCCTATCGCTACACTTTTAGGTTCAGATGCAGTTACAAAACCTCTTGTTATGCAATATTCCACATACTTATACGGATGTTTTGTTGTATCTACAGTCGCAGCTGTGCTTGCACAATACATTCGTGTAGACGGTCAGCCAAATTTCGCATCAGCAATTATTATTATAGCTAATGTAGTCAATATCATCTTTGATTATCTGTTCTTATCAGCAGGAATGGGTATGGCTTCAGCAGCACTTGCATCATTTATTGGATACACTGTTGGTCTTGCAGCATGTTTACTATACATCCGCAGCCCGAAAAGAACATTTAGATTCGTGCGCAAAGCACTTGAAATTAAAACTTTCATAAAAACAACAGCTAAAATGATTAAAGTAGGTTTCCCAGGTGCAAGTATCGGTATTTTTGATGTAATATTTGTGTATTTTATGAACCTTTTCCTGGCTGCAACCTTAGGAAATCTGGGACTGACCACATATATGTTATGTATGGATGCGCTGGTACTCGGAAGTATTGTTGATATCGGAATTTCAGAAACCCTGACATCAATTGTTCCGATATATTATGCAAAACACGATTATGCAAATATAAATCATCTGATTAGGCTCTCATTAATAATTACAGTAATCTGTGCAGTAGTACTGACAGTTATCACATGGATATGGCCTCAAGGATTTTTAGCTCTTTACAATTTCAATCATTTAGAAATGGCAGGCTTTGCAATTCATGCACTGCAATTATATTCATTCTTCTTCCTCCTATCAATACTGCCAAACATGTTGGTATTCTATTACGAAGCTATCGAAAGGTCAGTTTTCTCAAGCATCGTATCAGTCCTGTTCACATTAATATTCCCGTTACTTACAGTAATCGGATTATATGAACTGATTGGAAATGATGGAATATGGCTCGGATTTCCGGTCAGCTGTATAATCTCAATGATTTTCATTATCGTGTCTGTTAAAGTTATTCAAAAAAGAGAACCAAAATACGGAGGACTGTTATTTTTTGAAAATGACCTGGTTGATAAAACTGAAAACTTTGTTTTAACAGACAATGATGAAGATGAACGAAAAGAATGTTTGAATCATTTGAAAAACTTGAATGCTGATGAAGAGTTCTGCAACAATACAAATAAGATATTTGATGTGATTTTTGAAACAAATCCTCATGACACATATGTTGAAGTACTGGTTATTGATTATCCTGACAATATCCACCTTGACATCAAGTACGACGGGGAAAAGAAAAATCTTGATAACCTTAAAAAGAAATTCCCTGAAGACCTTCTCAAATATGCGGAAGTTCTGGGATTCAATACCATCGAATATGTTATGGACAAAAGCTAAATATATTTTAGCTTTTAATTTTATTTTTTTTAAAAATTTTGAATTCGGCAATTTTTGCCTGAAAAACTAAAAGTATATTAATGATATTAAACTAAAAATATAATATTATCATATCACTGGATGATAATTTATTATTTTAACACTCTATGTTACTAGTATTTATGGGCATTTACAATACTAGGTCGCTGATAACATAGATTTATACCCAGACTACTAATTAAGAGGTAATAATATGCAAAGATCAAGAGGATTAAAAAGTAGATCCAGAAAAAAAATGACTAAAGTACAAAGACCGGGAAGAACTAACCCAATTACAAACAGACTCCAAAGATTTGAAGAAGGAGATTTAGTTCACATTACTATTATGGTAAAACCGGTAAAATTGTCGGACAAAAAGGAAAAGCTTACTTAGTTGCTTTAAAAGATGGAAACAAAGCTAAAGAGTTAATTGTTAGACCTGACCACTTAAAATTACAAAACTGAGTTTTATGATTGGAAAAGAAGTTATTGAAAGCCAACCTATTCCAGGTTCTAAAGTTAAAGAAGTTCTTGAAGAGTTTAGAGAAAACGATAATGAACTGAACTACGAACAGAACATTACTTTAAACCACCTTGAAAGGTTTAAAAGATTTTCCGTTGAAGACGCAGAGGAAATTGTCGAAAAGCTTCAAAGCGAATTTGGCCTTAGAGAAAAAGTTGCTGTTCATATTGTTGATTTAATTCCACAGGATTTGGCTGACTTAAGATTAATTTTTGCAAAAGAACCGGGCCAAGTTGACAAAGAAGATATGGAAAAAATTTTAGAACTTCTTGAACAATATGATGTTATTGAATAGTTTCATAACTATTCCTTTTTTTATTATTTTTTACCCCATTTAACCGACTTTTTTTAGATATGTTTATTACATTTAAAAATAATATTTATAAATAATATTTATATTATGTCAAATTTTTGACTTATGAAAAACATTAGTGAAGTGATAAAATGAAAAATAATAATAAAAAAGAGAGAACTCCACCAGTGAAAAAAGAAGAATATGCAGTTATTCTTGATTACTTAAGCAGAGGATATGTTAAATCAGACATGTCAAAATTTGGTGGAAAAGCTGTTGCTCAAGCAATTGGTACTGAACAATTCACTTTACTAGAATTAGCTCCGAAAACTGGTGTAGATTTAGAAATTCAAGATACCGTTTACATTGGAAAAGGCAAAAGGGATAAAATCTATAGGGTTTTAGGAAAACTAGATTTCGAAAATTTAACTGCAACCAGTAGAATTGAATTAGAATATGCTATTAGAGATATTGTAGAAGCAAATGAAGAAAAATATGTTGATTTCTTCAATACTACTGATTCATTAAGCACAAGGCTTCACAGCCTAGAGTTAATTCCAGGAATTGGTAAAAAATACATGTGGGACATCATTAAAGCAAGAGAAGAAAAACCTTTCGAAAGTTTTGAAGACATAACCAAAAGACTGCCAACATTAACTGATCCTGCAGGAATGATTGTTAACAGAGTAAAACAAGAATTAGACACCTCCACTGTAAACAGAAGAGGTAAAAAT contains:
- a CDS encoding RNA polymerase Rpb4 family protein; translated protein: MIGKEVIESQPIPGSKVKEVLEEFRENDNELNYEQNITLNHLERFKRFSVEDAEEIVEKLQSEFGLREKVAVHIVDLIPQDLADLRLIFAKEPGQVDKEDMEKILELLEQYDVIE
- a CDS encoding MATE family efflux transporter, with the translated sequence MNFKIADSKFKELLLPTLLMVMALNISSVVDSFFVGSFIGPNAVAAIDLLEPMILLVTVFEWLFGLGGQILALNKKAEFDIDGSNRYFTTSIVVSFIATLIMTVLCLMFMDPIATLLGSDAVTKPLVMQYSTYLYGCFVVSTVAAVLAQYIRVDGQPNFASAIIIIANVVNIIFDYLFLSAGMGMASAALASFIGYTVGLAACLLYIRSPKRTFRFVRKALEIKTFIKTTAKMIKVGFPGASIGIFDVIFVYFMNLFLAATLGNLGLTTYMLCMDALVLGSIVDIGISETLTSIVPIYYAKHDYANINHLIRLSLIITVICAVVLTVITWIWPQGFLALYNFNHLEMAGFAIHALQLYSFFFLLSILPNMLVFYYEAIERSVFSSIVSVLFTLIFPLLTVIGLYELIGNDGIWLGFPVSCIISMIFIIVSVKVIQKREPKYGGLLFFENDLVDKTENFVLTDNDEDERKECLNHLKNLNADEEFCNNTNKIFDVIFETNPHDTYVEVLVIDYPDNIHLDIKYDGEKKNLDNLKKKFPEDLLKYAEVLGFNTIEYVMDKS
- a CDS encoding DUF655 domain-containing protein; this translates as MKNNNKKERTPPVKKEEYAVILDYLSRGYVKSDMSKFGGKAVAQAIGTEQFTLLELAPKTGVDLEIQDTVYIGKGKRDKIYRVLGKLDFENLTATSRIELEYAIRDIVEANEEKYVDFFNTTDSLSTRLHSLELIPGIGKKYMWDIIKAREEKPFESFEDITKRLPTLTDPAGMIVNRVKQELDTSTVNRRGKNKYYIFTQAPRKPRR